In Dyadobacter subterraneus, a single genomic region encodes these proteins:
- a CDS encoding SAM-dependent methyltransferase, giving the protein MLRTRSELNRTTLVDAKPGFYQQLVFSQLRKMTIGQLQMNLPDGKTEFFGDGGIHVTACITVTHTDFFKKLILFGDIGFGEAYVEGFWESDNITNVINWVLLNVENAPGVSGSKSQNFALNILRFLNKVTHNMRSNTLEGSRKNISEHYDLSNDFFAVFLDSTMTYSGAYFRNEGMSLEEAQLEKYDRLCQKLHLQPSDHVLEIGSGWGGNAIFMAKNYGCKVTSLTLSTEQQQLAMQRIEKAGLSERVQVLLMDYRHIQGQFDKIVSIEMLEAVGHQYLDLYFSKCNSLLKKDGILAIQVITCPDSRYDSLRNGVDWIQKHIFPGSLLPSVSAINQSVNKTSEMSLVDLKELGLHYAYTLNAWYQKFIERIEEIKQLGFDDSFIRKWTYYLCYCEAAFASRNISVMQLVYSRPNNANLH; this is encoded by the coding sequence ATGCTAAGAACCCGCTCAGAACTAAATCGCACAACACTGGTTGACGCAAAACCCGGCTTTTATCAGCAACTGGTTTTTAGTCAATTAAGAAAAATGACAATCGGCCAGCTTCAAATGAATTTGCCTGACGGCAAGACAGAATTTTTTGGCGACGGAGGCATTCATGTCACAGCCTGCATCACCGTTACGCACACTGATTTTTTTAAAAAGCTGATATTATTTGGTGATATTGGTTTTGGTGAAGCCTATGTTGAAGGATTCTGGGAAAGCGACAATATAACCAATGTGATCAATTGGGTGCTTTTAAATGTTGAAAATGCACCTGGTGTATCCGGAAGCAAGTCGCAAAATTTTGCTTTGAATATTTTGCGATTCTTGAACAAGGTGACCCATAATATGCGATCCAATACGCTGGAAGGATCAAGAAAAAACATTTCCGAGCACTATGATTTGAGTAATGATTTTTTTGCGGTTTTCCTTGACTCAACAATGACCTATTCGGGTGCGTATTTCCGGAATGAAGGAATGAGCCTGGAAGAAGCGCAACTGGAAAAGTATGATCGTTTATGTCAAAAACTGCACTTGCAACCTTCTGATCATGTACTTGAAATCGGCAGCGGCTGGGGTGGAAATGCAATTTTTATGGCGAAAAATTATGGGTGTAAAGTTACCTCACTAACGTTATCCACCGAACAACAACAACTTGCAATGCAACGTATAGAGAAAGCCGGTTTGTCTGAAAGAGTACAGGTATTGTTGATGGATTACCGTCACATTCAGGGGCAGTTTGACAAAATTGTTTCAATTGAAATGCTTGAAGCAGTGGGTCATCAATATCTTGATCTTTATTTCAGTAAATGTAATTCACTTTTGAAAAAAGACGGAATTCTGGCCATTCAGGTTATTACCTGCCCGGATTCGCGCTATGACAGCTTGCGAAATGGTGTGGACTGGATTCAAAAACATATTTTTCCAGGCTCATTACTTCCTTCCGTATCCGCTATAAATCAATCTGTTAACAAAACCAGCGAAATGAGTCTGGTTGATTTGAAAGAATTAGGCCTTCATTATGCATACACATTGAACGCCTGGTATCAAAAATTCATTGAGCGGATTGAAGAAATAAAGCAATTGGGTTTTGATGATTCCTTTATCCGTAAATGGACATATTATCTTTGCTATTGTGAAGCAGCTTTTGCAAGCCGGAATATCAGTGTCATGCAACTTGTATACAGCAGGCCAAATAATGCAAATCTGCATTAA
- a CDS encoding response regulator gives MEKTKILLLDDREENLISLKAILDRDDISIYSTTSPNEALRIVWENEIAVALVDVQMPGMDGFEFAETLASNPKTKDILIVFVTAISKETTYAVRGLKTGAIDYLYKPLDPYITNAKVDSLVRLAKSQREIREKNKLLENYATIVTNSPDIIATVDAESGRILSINPSVFTILGLHPSSLLNVSMLDLLVEPNRSGLQGVLINQTYMSGETIVVEDKFHGKLHQPVWLELRIMYKNKLLFINLHDIEKRKAHELALVEARSLADKSRKVKEAFLANMSHEIRTPLNGIIGIGNLLEATELEPSQRELLEMLLHSSGSLLNILNDILDISKIDEGKFSILPTPTNLNLLGKGIIDLMRFKADEKRLDLILNVSREIPESVLVDGMRLNQILMNLVGNALKFTHAGYVKLRIEYGGVEGIYHKVRLAVEDTGIGISEDHIQFIFSEYGQATAETSHNYGGTGLGLTISQKLVLLMGSELKVTSQYQRGSEFYFTLMLKDANQKIEEKKPVISFKTLNPFFGKRVLVAEDNQINAMLINKYLTTWLIDTTLVVNGKEAVATLQKEEFDLIIMDTRMPEMDGYEAAQRIRKLGITTPILSLSATVLEEDTKQALDSGMNDTLSKPFEPMKLHEKIGSLLSLPVF, from the coding sequence ATGGAAAAAACCAAAATTTTACTTTTAGACGACAGGGAAGAAAATCTGATTTCCCTGAAAGCGATACTGGATCGGGATGATATTTCCATTTACTCAACCACTTCGCCAAATGAAGCATTACGTATTGTTTGGGAAAATGAAATTGCCGTGGCGCTGGTAGATGTACAGATGCCCGGAATGGATGGATTTGAATTTGCCGAAACACTTGCTTCCAATCCAAAAACGAAGGATATTTTAATCGTTTTTGTTACCGCCATTTCCAAGGAAACTACCTACGCAGTGCGTGGCTTGAAAACCGGTGCGATTGATTATTTGTATAAACCGCTGGATCCTTACATAACCAATGCAAAAGTTGATTCGCTGGTTCGTCTTGCAAAAAGTCAGCGGGAGATTCGCGAGAAAAATAAGCTGCTTGAAAATTACGCAACCATCGTTACCAATTCTCCCGATATTATCGCTACCGTCGATGCAGAATCAGGACGTATTTTGTCGATAAATCCGTCAGTTTTTACAATTCTGGGTCTGCATCCGTCGTCATTGTTAAATGTTTCCATGCTTGATTTACTGGTGGAGCCTAATCGTTCTGGTTTACAGGGCGTTCTCATTAACCAGACTTATATGAGTGGAGAAACCATTGTTGTTGAAGACAAGTTTCATGGAAAACTGCATCAACCGGTTTGGCTTGAATTGCGGATTATGTACAAAAATAAACTCTTGTTTATCAACCTGCATGATATTGAAAAACGTAAAGCACACGAACTTGCTCTGGTAGAAGCACGGAGCCTGGCGGATAAATCGCGAAAAGTTAAAGAGGCGTTTCTTGCCAACATGAGCCACGAAATCCGTACACCCCTGAACGGAATAATTGGTATCGGTAACCTGCTGGAAGCTACTGAATTAGAGCCCAGTCAGCGGGAGTTACTTGAAATGCTGCTGCATTCTTCGGGATCTTTACTCAACATTCTGAACGATATTCTCGACATATCCAAAATTGATGAAGGCAAGTTTTCTATTCTTCCGACACCTACAAATCTAAATCTTTTAGGAAAGGGGATCATTGACCTGATGCGTTTCAAGGCAGATGAAAAGCGGCTCGATTTGATATTAAACGTGTCAAGGGAAATACCTGAAAGTGTTTTGGTAGATGGCATGCGCCTGAATCAGATACTAATGAACCTGGTGGGTAACGCATTAAAATTCACACACGCAGGTTATGTCAAGCTCCGGATTGAGTACGGTGGCGTTGAAGGAATTTATCACAAAGTCAGACTGGCTGTGGAAGATACCGGAATCGGAATTTCGGAGGACCATATACAGTTCATTTTTTCAGAATACGGCCAGGCCACGGCTGAAACCTCTCATAATTACGGAGGGACAGGTTTAGGACTTACCATTTCTCAAAAACTTGTTTTACTAATGGGCAGTGAATTGAAGGTAACCAGTCAGTATCAGCGGGGAAGTGAATTTTATTTTACTTTGATGCTGAAAGATGCCAATCAAAAAATTGAAGAAAAAAAGCCGGTCATTTCTTTTAAAACACTGAACCCGTTTTTCGGGAAAAGAGTGCTGGTAGCCGAGGACAATCAAATTAATGCCATGTTAATAAACAAGTATCTGACAACCTGGCTTATTGATACTACACTGGTAGTCAATGGAAAAGAAGCGGTGGCAACATTGCAAAAGGAGGAATTTGACCTGATCATTATGGATACCCGCATGCCGGAAATGGATGGCTATGAGGCAGCACAACGGATCAGGAAATTAGGAATTACAACACCAATTCTATCGCTTTCTGCAACAGTACTGGAAGAAGATACGAAACAGGCGCTTGATTCCGGAATGAATGATACTTTATCAAAACCATTTGAACCAATGAAACTGCATGAGAAAATTGGTTCGTTGCTGTCACTGCCTGTATTTTAA
- a CDS encoding chemotaxis protein CheB has product MTEPHSNPLNLVLMGGSSGSFVIFEQIVKLATKPLSCAVIFIIHRGKSSLANLPYLFKGKTTVKMEEPQHLDPIKNDCIYFAIPDYHLLVGPDERFYLDDTEKDFFSRPSINATFISAAQSGINIRAAMLFSGASQDGAAGLKLIAERGFATYVQNPDFAEMPRMTAEALSQYNGHHILNRENIFEEIRSVLYST; this is encoded by the coding sequence ATGACCGAGCCGCACAGTAATCCGCTGAATTTGGTACTTATGGGAGGCTCGTCGGGAAGTTTTGTAATTTTTGAACAAATTGTGAAGCTGGCTACGAAGCCGTTATCATGCGCTGTAATATTTATTATTCATCGTGGGAAATCCAGTTTGGCCAATCTTCCGTATTTGTTCAAAGGAAAAACAACGGTAAAAATGGAAGAGCCGCAGCATCTGGATCCGATAAAGAATGACTGCATTTATTTTGCCATACCGGATTATCATTTGCTTGTGGGGCCCGACGAAAGATTTTATCTGGATGACACAGAAAAGGATTTTTTTTCGCGTCCGTCCATAAATGCAACGTTTATTTCAGCGGCGCAGTCAGGTATTAACATACGTGCTGCCATGTTGTTCTCCGGTGCAAGTCAGGATGGAGCGGCAGGATTAAAATTAATTGCTGAAAGAGGTTTTGCCACTTATGTCCAGAATCCTGATTTTGCGGAGATGCCTCGCATGACAGCGGAAGCTTTAAGTCAATACAATGGACATCATATTTTGAATAGGGAAAATATTTTTGAGGAAATAAGAAGTGTACTTTACTCAACGTAG
- a CDS encoding CheR family methyltransferase, translating to MVLLEYQELELLITRVREISGFDFSGYARPSLLRRASRYLAKHTMNLSELYVHIEQGGKAVYDFIQELTVNYSEMFRDADFFIALRSEVLAYLASYPAIRLWVAGCASGEEAFSLAILLKEAGLFERSLIYGTDLSERVLASAREGVFGLGHMRTFSENYMLAEGKRSLSDYYHVAYNQAVIDATLRKNIVFSLHDLTGDGVFNEFQMVSCRNVMIYFNLEQRQKVFKLLYESLGMFGFLCLGKRETLRYSGFEENFRIINAHLNIYQKIK from the coding sequence ATGGTTTTGTTGGAATATCAGGAACTGGAATTATTAATTACACGTGTCAGGGAAATATCAGGTTTTGATTTTTCGGGATATGCGCGTCCTTCGCTGCTGCGCCGCGCTTCCCGATATTTGGCAAAACATACGATGAACTTGTCTGAGCTTTATGTTCATATTGAACAGGGCGGGAAAGCAGTTTATGATTTTATTCAGGAATTGACGGTCAATTATTCCGAAATGTTTCGGGATGCTGACTTTTTTATAGCCTTGCGTTCCGAGGTTTTAGCATATCTGGCATCTTACCCGGCCATCCGTTTATGGGTTGCTGGCTGTGCATCGGGAGAAGAAGCTTTTTCGCTTGCGATATTATTGAAAGAAGCCGGATTATTCGAAAGATCACTTATTTATGGAACAGATTTGAGCGAACGCGTATTAGCGTCAGCGCGGGAAGGTGTTTTTGGTCTGGGACATATGCGTACCTTCTCGGAGAATTATATGTTGGCAGAAGGAAAAAGATCTTTATCCGATTATTATCATGTTGCTTACAATCAAGCGGTTATTGATGCCACATTAAGAAAAAACATCGTTTTTTCCTTACATGATCTTACCGGCGACGGCGTTTTTAACGAGTTTCAAATGGTGAGCTGCCGGAATGTAATGATCTATTTCAATCTTGAACAGCGCCAAAAAGTTTTCAAACTGTTATACGAAAGCCTGGGAATGTTTGGTTTTTTATGTTTAGGAAAAAGAGAAACCCTGCGTTATTCAGGTTTTGAGGAAAATTTCAGGATTATCAATGCCCATTTAAATATTTATCAAAAAATTAAATGA